The following is a genomic window from Microtus pennsylvanicus isolate mMicPen1 chromosome 3, mMicPen1.hap1, whole genome shotgun sequence.
CGGTAGCAGGTAGCAAGGCAGCCCTTAAGAGCAGATGAGGGTATAGAGAATAAGCCTGTCAGGGTGGGGACTTGAAGATGCCATGGGAGGTCTGACGGCACAACATAGGCCAGGGAGAGACTTGGCATAACTCTTATGAAGCTCACATCACACAGTGGGATTTTAACATTGTGAAAGATTGGGGGAGAGTTAGCCACAGTGGCACAGAAGTCAGGGGCAGAGGCAAACTTCAACTCCAAGTGAGGAGGCTGCACTGAGAAGAAAAAGATGATTGCCTATCCTTGTCGTCCTGACAGTGAGCTCTCCTTGCCTATGAAAAACAGttttactaattctttgagaatttcatatctCCCTACACCTCCCTCTAACTTTTTCTGTAAACCATCGAATCCAGTTTGTAGTTCCCAGGTACTCCCCGATACGGGGCCATGCCTGGAGCAGGATCCACCAAGGGCTCACTCTCCCTCACCAGCTGTCAGTCCCAACAActtctcagctaggggtgggactccctgactccctccccctcctcacggGGATTCTGTCCGGCCAGGTCCTGCACAGGGCTTGTGCAGAATTTCATCTGAACAGCTGCCCCACTGAGCCTGGGAAAACCCTGTTCCTACGCAGCCCTCTGCCACCTCCGCCTCTCCCAACCTCTCAGGCTTCTCTTCTGAGGAGATCCCTGGGCTTTAGGAGAAAGGGCGAGGTTGATCTAAATATTGTAATGATCCAGATATGGGTGTAACCTGATTGGAAAGAACAGGGTAGAAAAGTGAAGGCCTGGGCTGTTGggggaggaggctgcttgttggttcccagccacacggctagcttagacctgaaataatcacacagaaactatattaattaaatcactgcttggcccattagctctagcttcttattggctaactcttacattttaatttaacccatttctattaattggtgtattgccacgtggcagtggcttaccgggcaaagtttcagcatgtctgtctcctgcagctccatggcatctccctggctccgccctctttctcccagcatacagcctagctttccctgcctagttctgttcgtccctgcctagttctgttcgtccctgccataggctcaaagcagttctttattcattaaccaataaaagcaacacatagacagaaggacctcccacaccactgggCCTCTGGCTCTCCATTTTCATCGGCTTGCTGTTTGGGCCTTTTATTGGTGGGTGGGTTTAATGGTGTGCAAGCCGCAGGGTCCTAACTAGATTTATTGCAGTCCTTGGTCTACAGCACACTCTAAGCAGGAGTCCAGTGTGATCTGCTCTTGGCTATCTGgtaagtgatttaattaattacttttaatACTATGATACCCTACTACCCTAAACCAGAGCAAAAACCTGTAGAAGAACCCGTATCTAACACTGTGGTCCATGTCCTGTCCTGACATCAGCTCTTCACCCCAACTGTGATACTCAATGTCATGAGTCTCGTGTCTCTAGTGCCTTTACTGTCTCCTCATATGCAAATGGAGCATCTTAATTCTTGACCAGTCTGACAATGATCCCTGCTGGACTGGAAGCAGGCGTATTGTAGAGGTTGTTGAAACGAACCACTTTGCCCCTTCATAGCTGTCTGTGAGACTGTTTCCAACAACCCAGGAAGAGACTCAGCCCAGGCTTTTCTCATATTAAATACCACTGCTTTGCAccatttttcctctcttccctaaCCACTGCTTGAAATTGTCCCCAGAGGGTACATGGCGATGCTAAAGATGTTAATGACTGGTCTCTGATAGTATGAGTCTGCTATCTTCAGGCTCACTCTGAGACAGGCCTGCATCCTCAGTGAGCCTTCTTCTCAGATTCCTGGGGGCCAGGCAGCCATGGTGGACTCTGCATCAGTTACTTGGTTACTTTGCTTGTTGTTGTTGCCAGATGCttgaggaagggtttgtttggcttcatGGTTTCAGGATACAGCCCACCATGCAGAGAAGGCAGGGTGGCATATCACTCCATATGGTGGTGAGAGGGGCTTGCTCATATCTCAGCGGACCGGGAAGCAGAGAAGCGGATGCTGGCCCTCCACTagcttcccctttcttctctttaattGGTCCAGCCCACCCTCCCCCGCCCACACAATGGATTACACTGCTCACCTCAGAGTGAGTTTTCCTTCCACGGTAAATTCTCTCTGAAagaccctcacagacacaccgaGAGACCCAGGATGGTTATTGACCTTGGCAGCTTGCCGGAGTCTTATGGGTTCCGGCAGCATGGGGACTCTTGCCAGGTCTGTGACCTAGAGGCAGCCATGCCATGctgcctgacccctgacccctgacccctgatcCGTGGAGGCTTTAGCCTCACTCAAGTATTTCCCAAACCATGTAAATCAAGCCCTAGTTTTTAGGGATGCTAACAtattttgccccccccccagatAAAACCTTGCCATTAAAACACTGGGGAATATGagatcaaaataaaaacacaggctTCTTTGCTATACTTTCACAGAACTTGACCTCCTAGATGGTGATACTTTTCAGTTTAGACTGTTGTCTTCAGAAAGTTATCTACGTTTGCTGGGCCTCCGTTTCTTCTCTGAGACACAGAAATACTGATGCCCAGCCCATAGAATGCAGGGAGCGAGCAACCATGAGCTTAAAGTCCCTGCCAACCGCTGCCTGAGAAAGCATCCACACATCCAAGTTCCTATCTCTTTTgtctttggcttttcttttctagGTCATCAGGTCCCCGTCATTGACCTCTGCCTTTAAAACTGACCGTAACAGTCACATGAGATGGCACCAGGGTGTTTCTCTATAGTGGAACCCCAGGCCTAGTACAGCGTCAGTCACAGCACGCCCAGGGGAGGCAGTCTACTGGTGCTGTCACTGGGAGCAGGCTCCTGCAGCAGCTCTGTGTCCTTCTCAGTTACCAGAGACAAACGTTGCTTGGGGTCCAAGCGTACATCACAGATGTGTCACCCCCAAAGAGGGCAGGGCAGCTCCTGCCAAAGAGTCAGAGTCTCTCTACTCTCTCCGCTGTCTCTGGGCCCAGACTTCCTAAGCTAAAGGTCTGCGCTTTGCATTGAGAATCTCCTTGGACTCTTCATGTAATCCATGCCGATCCCTGTTTTTAAGGCCACCAACTGTTGTGACACGGTCACCCATCCAAGAAACACAGCCAGCACACGGAGGAGAGATTTTACTGAGCCTAGAGAGATTTACAATGAAGCACACTTTACAGCAGATTGGAAAAACTCAGGCTTCACAAAGACAGCGCTCACGATTACCAGGCACATTTGCTCAGAAGCACGCAGGGACCGAGGACAGGGAGCAGATGGGTGCCAACAGGGGACCCAGACCTCAGGGCTGACTCTGCGACGTGGCGCTAGCTCTAACTGCCCGCAGGGAGGTGTGACTAAACACTGTAAGTCACTGCAATCTGTCCTCTCCTGACTCTCTAAAGCTCACAGTTACTAGCTGACATCACAGGGATCAGGACAGACACGGAAGCTGTAGCCCCCTAACCCACTTTAAATTTAGAAGTCTTTTGCTGCCCTCcccaagtcatttaaaaaaaactgtatatatatataatcttgtaAATTTTCTAGCATTCTCATGAATAGACTAGTTTAAAAAATTCCCCTCACTCACTACAGGGAAGCAGCTACAACCAAGTTGTGCTTCAGTTAGCAACTGAGAGATCTAAATGAGTCTTGGATGagaccctcctccctcagacctcaGTCCCCCACTCAGCGCCACAAAGGTGGAGCTTTCGCTTGTCTCTGAGACCTCTCTGAAATGAGACAAGAATCTGAACTAAGCACAGATGCCACAAAGCTGCCCTGAGCCTGGAGGGGTGGGTAGATTCTGTCCCACCCGACACGTCACTCTCTGGGTGACGCTGAGAGCCACTGAGAACACATGCAAGATGAGAAAACTGGCTCTCTGGAATGAGATTTCTCTGACAAATGGGCCCTTAAGGAATAGAGCCGCTTTAAGAAGCCTGTAGGTTTTGGAAAATGACACACGAATTTTTCAGGTGCTGTTGACAAGGAATCTTGTTTCAGGAATTGGTGtgaaaaaaatctcatctttCAGACAACAAAGAGAAATGTCCTGTCTAGACGGCTCGGGCAGACGAGGTGTCAAAGCACAATTATTCCAGCTCATTGGAAAGCAGGTTCCCTCACTGCCCGTGAAAGCAGAACCCTCTCTCATTTCCGGGGGCTGGGGAAGGGGTCGTACCTCCCAGCTCCTTGTACCGCTCCTTTTGATGACTACCGCCTAGGGGAGGGCCAGGCCCACCCACCATTGGCTGCAAGATGGAGCCAGCCTTTAGCTtgccctccccacttctcttcgGTTATACTGAGGGACCGCACTCATCATGGGGGATTCAGGAGTACTGTGACGTACCTCCATTTCTTGCTAATTATTACAATCTAAATGGACACATGGAATTCAGAATTTTAAAgctacaaacatgtacacacacacagaggtcaaagTTACAAATTCACGGCACACTAATAGGCATTTTTACAGATTGATGGGCTAACAGGGTGATCTTAATTCATTTCTGTACTTTTCGAACATTTTTTCCTGAAAATAGTAATGataaataatttctctttattttaagaaGCCAAAATGGGTCCTGTCTGGTCATGGATAGAGTCACAGCCATTGAAGATGTGTGATTACGCTTGGTCCACTGACTTCTGAAAGCTTTTGTGCCGTTCTTTCTGGCTAGTGAAGCTGTTTTCTGGGCACGTGGTCGCCTGTGGGTGTTCAGTAGTGGCAGGGCAAGCTGGCAGGTGCCGGGCGCCTGGGGGTGGACTGAGTCAGCTCCCGTTGGAGCTGAGGGGGCTCTCAAAGATCTGGGCACAACACCTGTGGCACCTTCTAGGTGGTTTGCACATCAGATTGCAGGGGAGTAGGGGGGCACTGGACAGGTTTCTAAGAACCCAAGCATCTCACTGCTTCTGTAGGACTTTCCGACACCGAGTATCAAGTCAGTTGTGAGAGGACAGAGCCCTTCCCCACCTCATCCTCCTTCCCCTAACTCATGGCCACAATGGGCTCCACGGAGGACAGATCTGTCTTCTCAGACTGGATCTGGGTAGAGGGCAGGAGGTGACTGGCTAGCGGAGCCCTCCGACCCTGGCTCTTTTCTGTCCATGCCACCCTGAAGGAAGGAACTGGGGAGGGCAGTCTCTCTTCCTGAGGCTTGGGTGGCCTCTGGCACATGCTCAGCAGGGCCTTGAGCTCCACCCGGAAGTTCTCATTGAGCCAGCAGTAGATGAAGGGGTTGTAGCAAGTGCTGCTCATGGCAAACCAGTGGAAGGCAAAGTAGAGGGCGTTGTTGGTGTGGATGGCCTTGCTGGAGAGCAGGAGGACGTAGCAGTTGAGGGGGAACCAGCAGAGGGCAAAGAGGACCACCACGAGCACCAGCATCTTCACGGTTGTCTTCTTCTTGCGCCGCAGGGCCAGGTACTGCTCTGTGGTCACGTCGCCAATGGTGTTGCACAGCCACAGCTTCTTGGCCACACGGGCATAGGCCACCGAGATgatgaagagggggaggaggtaGAGCAGGATGAAGGTGGCCAGGTCCAGGTACTTCCAGAAGAGGTCAGCCGGCTCTGGGAAgtctggcaggcagagggagCGCACAATGTCCTCGCTGGACCAAGAGGGAGGGAAAGCGTAAGACTGggttggggcagactgtgagTGGGGAAGCCAGTATTTCCACTTTGTCCCTACCCCGGGCTGAGCACATCTGCTACAGATGTTTTGACACTGTGGTCTAATCATCCCGTCATGCTTCGGTCTCCCCACAAAGTAGGGCCTTTAATAGAGGTAGGAAGACTCCAGACTCCATGTTTCCTGAACCTAGCATCATGCCTTGCACACAGTGGGCCCcgcagaatgaatgaatgaatgaatcaatcaatcaatcaatggatgcagaaggcaggaaggcaggaaggaagggagggagggagggagggagggagggagggagggagggagggagggagggaacagtgTTTCTGCACAGAAAGTCAGCTCTTTCTTGAGGAAATCTTAGAGTCCCCTTTGTACTCAGTTCTCATCCCAAAGGGAAACCCATGAATCTTTAAAACAGATGGAGGTAGGGAGACAATGTGGGAAGCAGGCCTCTAGCGTCTCTGTGACTTCTTAGTTTTTCACATAGGCTAGGAAGAAACTGAAGGAGGGGGCAGCTGATTCCCAGGGAACTAGCTGAGTCCAATcaaagccccaccccaccccaccccaccccactccaccccaccccacccctgagcTCACGGTCTGCTCCTATGAACTGCAGGGGTGTGGTGTGGAGGTAGTGAGTTAGGTGTTCAACTCAGATCTCAAATGCTAGCTCCCTTCCACTGAGTCTGCATGGAGGAAGTAGAACGTAGTTTTTAGAAAGTGTGGGAAAGAAGGAGTTTCTGGTGAGGACCAAGCTGGGTCTTGGCAGAGACACTTGTCTCAGaatcctgcctatgcctcctggtGGCAGAGGGAGACCATCTCTGCCTGTGTGAGCCCGTGCCTCCTGATGACAGAGTGGAGACCCATCTCTGTCTGTGTGAACCAATGCCTCCTGGTGACAGAGTGGAAACCATCTCTGCCTGTGTGAACCAGTGCCTCCTGGTGGCAGAAGCTGATAACAGCTGCCTTCTCCTCACAAACAGGCTAAAGAGTAAGGCAGAGCTAAAGTTGAAAAGAGCACAGGGAAAACAACAGAGAGACTAGGCATGGGCTGAGAGATGGTAAGAACGATTCAGTGAGGCCATAGGCAGTGAGGAGGTGTACCTACAGCTACCAGGAAGAGTCATATCCAAGGGGGTTCCGGCTGACTCCCCGTGACTGTGGTCTAGGTCCATTCTGGAGAAGGTCAGTAGGTTACAACCTCCCCTGAGCCCCAGGCTGCTCCCACTGACACGTCTCACCTGTACTTGAAGGTAAACAGTTTCTGGCAGATGGCATGTGGCAGGGAGAAGAAGGTGGCCATGACCCAGATGACAGCAATATAGATGACACCCTTGGTGATGGAGATCCGAGGCTTCAGGGGATGCATGATGACCTGGAACACAAGCAAAGGGTGTCTCCACTGAAGTGGGAAGCAGGTAAGAATCCAGGCGGCCCCTGAGCTGCCTCGGCAGCTGAGCATCGAAGGGAGCACACCCTGACCTCAGCTCAGCTCCAGGAGGTCCCGTGGACTCTGTGACTGCTGGCAGTCCCAGGGCCTCTTGTGAGTGAGGAGAGCATGGTAGGGGTGAGAGGAGAGTACAAACCTGGTAGAAGGGACTTCAGGCTCAGCCCCACCTCCTGGAGATCAGTGGTTCCAGACCCTGGATGATATTGCAGGTTCTGACCATGAGGGGTAATCTCTTGTCACCCACTGCAGAAGTGGATTTGACAGCACCTATTAAAGCCATTACTAAATTCCAACACAGACTGGCTTCCATGCATCTTGGAACTGATATTGTGTGGCAGCCAATCAACTCTTCTAAGAGGCTTAAATAAAAATAGACGTTAACAGCGTTTCCATTTGTGATTGGGCCCTGTGGCAGAGGTACCCCAGTGCTCTGATGGAATTAGTAGGGGTTGACTAGAGGTAGCTGTGTGCAGACTTTTCTCAGCTGACTTTGATGCCTTTGTACTGCATGAAGATTTGATTCTAACATGATCATGGCATTTTGGAAATAGACATATCTCAAATTTGGACAGTCCATGTCTCTTCTGATGTGCAAACCTCTTCAAGAACATCCTTATAAAGCTGTCATCCAGAGGCACTTAGATGTGGCTGGTGACATGAGACACTGTGGGCCATTTATTCCTCTGAGACAATCATTTTTCACAGCGTACGATGCTTTTAGTGTGGGTCTTTGAAATCATTTTTCT
Proteins encoded in this region:
- the Gpr83 gene encoding G-protein coupled receptor 83, which translates into the protein MMFPPVLLLFLLSSVLGTEQPPVVTEHPSMEASLTGTNASHFWTNYTFSDWQNFVGRRRYGAESQNPTVKALLIVAYSFIIVFSLFGNVLVCHVIFKNQRMHSATSLFIVNLAVADIMITLLNTPFTLVRFVNSTWVFGKGMCHVSRFAQYCSLHVSALTLTAIAVDRHQVIMHPLKPRISITKGVIYIAVIWVMATFFSLPHAICQKLFTFKYSEDIVRSLCLPDFPEPADLFWKYLDLATFILLYLLPLFIISVAYARVAKKLWLCNTIGDVTTEQYLALRRKKKTTVKMLVLVVVLFALCWFPLNCYVLLLSSKAIHTNNALYFAFHWFAMSSTCYNPFIYCWLNENFRVELKALLSMCQRPPKPQEERLPSPVPSFRVAWTEKSQGRRAPLASHLLPSTQIQSEKTDLSSVEPIVAMS